One part of the Terriglobales bacterium genome encodes these proteins:
- a CDS encoding efflux RND transporter periplasmic adaptor subunit produces MAKRVAFTVLLAAGLMAWVGCDSSRPAPVQASPPKPVTLPAPAPTPTFLASGPLVVENQVDVAAQRDGVVAKIDVDAGTPVRKGQLLGMLDDRQIAADKDAADAKVRSTQADLQGWEGEVKVLQADRERAEKMWDAQLITKQDLDHARYKVEADQYEVERVRENLKNAQASALSLALELEKTRILAPFDGVVARRYVRVGQRVAVGDRLFWVTAVAPLRIRFTLPERFVGHIQVGDQLTVTAATDSQQEHRAKVLQVSPVVDPSSDTIEVLAEITGPAGELRPGMTANVQIPNPK; encoded by the coding sequence GCGAAGCGGGTGGCATTCACCGTACTGCTTGCGGCAGGCCTGATGGCGTGGGTGGGGTGCGATTCCTCCCGGCCCGCTCCCGTGCAGGCCTCGCCTCCCAAACCGGTGACGCTGCCGGCGCCGGCGCCCACCCCGACCTTCCTCGCCTCCGGACCCCTGGTGGTGGAGAACCAGGTTGACGTGGCCGCGCAGCGCGACGGGGTGGTGGCCAAGATCGACGTGGACGCGGGCACCCCGGTGCGCAAGGGGCAATTGCTGGGCATGCTCGACGACCGCCAGATCGCCGCCGACAAGGACGCCGCCGACGCCAAGGTGCGCTCCACCCAGGCCGATCTGCAAGGCTGGGAGGGCGAGGTCAAGGTGCTGCAGGCCGACCGCGAGCGCGCCGAGAAGATGTGGGACGCCCAGCTCATCACCAAGCAGGACCTGGACCACGCCCGCTACAAGGTGGAAGCCGACCAATACGAAGTAGAGCGGGTGCGGGAGAACCTGAAGAACGCGCAGGCCAGCGCTCTTTCCCTGGCGCTGGAGCTGGAGAAGACGCGCATCCTGGCGCCCTTCGACGGCGTCGTGGCCCGCCGCTACGTGCGCGTGGGCCAGCGGGTGGCGGTGGGGGACCGCCTGTTCTGGGTGACGGCGGTGGCGCCGCTGCGCATCCGCTTCACCTTGCCGGAGCGCTTCGTAGGCCACATCCAGGTGGGCGATCAGCTCACGGTCACGGCCGCGACCGACAGCCAGCAGGAGCACCGCGCCAAGGTGCTGCAGGTCAGCCCGGTGGTCGACCCTTCCAGCGACACCATTGAAGTGCTGGCGGAGATCACGGGGCCGGCCGGGGAGCTGCGGCCGGGCATGACCGCCAACGTGCAGATCCCCAATCCGAAATGA
- a CDS encoding HlyD family efflux transporter periplasmic adaptor subunit, which translates to MNITEALNVALPEIPGKVKEYRPRLHPRLVGREQIEDGQPVVVAIIEGKSWLFAFSPTEWKLVQLFDGKRSYEEIADLFSQQEGVQYSPDDLREFAATLDSNGFWYKTPQEENVALTQKLAEHRGGHAKKKSRFGDISHIQFSAWDPDKFFDKIHPKLTFFYSRWFTALTLAAFAFMFYVFIDRWGEIANDTIQFYDFTKKGAYDIAEFWVLVCILLFFHETAHGLSCKHYGGHVHRMGFHLVYLTPAFFTDVIEAWVYATRQQRLVIIVSGVWTEMMFSAAATPIWWGTPKGSWAHEFAYKIILITGLGVIFFNWNPLIKLDGYYLLTEGLGIPNLKEDSTAYVAGWVKKHIWRLPVEVPYVAKRRRLGYVVYALVSGVYSYSLLYLAARFVGNIARNYSPEWAFVPAVGVGYLIFRSRIRTLWRFMNTVYLDKKERLQAWLTPRNKLIAAAALLLFLVAPVWRETVEGRFLLEPEKRALLRAAVPGTVVEVDAEEGQPVAAGAKLLQLRNLALESEAAKSYADYRAAAARAAEAQLRYADFGIADRERQQLQERTRLLQEQVSMLTITSPIAGRVMTPRLSDRLGSRVEAGTELVEVAGLGTMRARIYLPEFAVRKAQPGEPARLLPDSAASPMPGRVLSIAPASSEIAAGLIHQEQYRGVRPPTFYTVTIEVPNPDGRFRSGMAGTALITAGHRSIAGMLAEVAWDFVRRKLW; encoded by the coding sequence ATGAACATCACCGAAGCCCTCAACGTCGCCTTGCCCGAGATCCCGGGGAAGGTGAAGGAGTACCGTCCCCGGCTTCATCCCCGGCTGGTGGGGCGGGAGCAGATCGAAGATGGCCAGCCGGTGGTGGTGGCCATCATCGAGGGCAAAAGCTGGCTCTTCGCCTTCTCCCCCACGGAATGGAAGCTGGTGCAACTGTTCGACGGCAAGCGCTCCTATGAGGAGATCGCCGACCTGTTCTCCCAGCAGGAAGGCGTGCAGTATTCCCCCGACGATCTGCGGGAGTTCGCCGCCACCCTCGACAGCAACGGGTTCTGGTACAAGACCCCGCAGGAAGAGAACGTCGCCCTGACCCAAAAGCTGGCCGAGCACCGCGGCGGCCACGCCAAGAAGAAGTCACGCTTCGGCGACATCTCCCACATCCAGTTCTCGGCCTGGGACCCGGACAAGTTCTTCGACAAGATCCACCCCAAGCTCACCTTCTTCTACTCCCGCTGGTTCACCGCGCTCACCCTGGCGGCCTTCGCCTTCATGTTCTACGTCTTCATCGACCGCTGGGGCGAGATCGCCAACGACACCATCCAGTTCTACGATTTCACCAAGAAGGGCGCCTACGATATCGCCGAGTTCTGGGTGCTGGTGTGCATCCTGCTCTTCTTCCATGAGACCGCCCACGGGCTGAGCTGCAAGCATTACGGCGGGCACGTGCATCGCATGGGCTTCCACCTGGTATACCTCACGCCCGCCTTCTTCACCGACGTGATCGAGGCCTGGGTCTATGCCACCCGCCAGCAGCGCCTGGTGATCATCGTCTCTGGGGTGTGGACGGAGATGATGTTCTCGGCCGCGGCCACGCCCATCTGGTGGGGCACGCCCAAGGGTTCGTGGGCCCATGAGTTCGCCTACAAGATCATCCTCATCACCGGCCTGGGGGTGATCTTCTTCAATTGGAATCCCCTCATCAAGCTGGACGGCTACTACTTGCTGACCGAAGGCCTGGGAATCCCCAACTTGAAGGAAGATTCCACCGCCTACGTAGCGGGCTGGGTGAAGAAGCACATTTGGCGCCTGCCGGTGGAGGTGCCCTACGTGGCCAAGCGCCGCCGCCTGGGCTATGTGGTCTATGCCCTGGTCTCGGGGGTGTACAGCTATTCCCTGCTGTATCTGGCCGCCCGCTTCGTGGGCAACATCGCTCGCAATTACAGCCCGGAATGGGCCTTCGTTCCCGCCGTGGGTGTGGGGTATCTCATCTTCCGCTCGCGCATCCGCACCTTGTGGAGGTTTATGAATACCGTGTATCTGGACAAGAAGGAGCGCCTGCAGGCCTGGCTGACCCCGCGCAACAAGCTGATCGCGGCGGCGGCGCTGCTGCTGTTCCTGGTCGCTCCCGTCTGGCGCGAAACCGTGGAGGGACGCTTCCTGCTGGAGCCGGAGAAGCGCGCGCTGCTGCGCGCGGCCGTGCCCGGCACAGTGGTGGAGGTCGACGCCGAGGAAGGCCAACCGGTGGCCGCCGGGGCCAAGCTGCTGCAGTTGCGCAACCTGGCCCTGGAATCGGAGGCGGCCAAGAGCTACGCCGACTACCGGGCCGCGGCGGCCCGCGCCGCGGAGGCCCAGCTGCGCTACGCCGACTTCGGCATCGCCGACCGGGAGCGCCAGCAACTGCAAGAGCGCACCCGCCTGCTGCAGGAGCAGGTTTCCATGCTCACCATCACTTCCCCCATCGCCGGGCGGGTGATGACGCCGCGCCTCTCCGACCGTCTGGGTTCGCGCGTCGAGGCCGGGACCGAGCTGGTGGAAGTGGCCGGCCTGGGCACCATGCGCGCCCGCATCTACCTGCCCGAGTTTGCGGTGCGGAAGGCCCAGCCGGGCGAGCCCGCCCGCCTGCTGCCCGACTCGGCCGCCAGCCCCATGCCCGGACGAGTGCTCAGCATCGCTCCCGCCTCTTCCGAGATCGCGGCCGGGTTGATCCACCAGGAACAGTATCGCGGGGTGCGCCCGCCTACCTTCTACACCGTCACCATCGAAGTGCCCAATCCGGATGGCCGCTTCAGATCGGGAATGGCAGGGACAGCCCTGATCACGGCCGGTCACCGCAGCATCGCCGGGATGCTGGCGGAGGTGGCCTGGGACTTCGTCCGACGCAAGCTTTGGTAG
- a CDS encoding sigma-54 dependent transcriptional regulator produces MSPAATETRYIAIVTTDESALPDVEAFLAPAFNTTFLRHPDDILPLMTQVPLDALVLDLDTAGASAAQGLEVLGELRSMNQDLVLVALTRSHSRSIRLQAAELGADEFFIAPVDFGELRIVLERALDQRGIEIENRRLREQIVPKYSFCELIGGSEPMRRVYDAITRVADSTTTVLIRGESGTGKELVARAIIMSGPRADKPFVSVNCAAIPESLIESELFGHEKGAFTGAVAARPGHIESAHTGTLFLDEIGSLPLPLQGKLLRVLEDREVQRIGSRSTRKVDFRLITATNEDLEAMVHAGRFRDDLYYRIHVVPIFLPPLRERRGDIPLLVDHYLRLYCAANRVPLKRMEPEALEILEANPWSGNVRELENLVQRLVLMVEGPVITAKHLPQQVLMASSVTQESLLIPEDGIDFAQEMARIEAAYLQAALRRTGSKKAAASLLRLSPQQMKYLCRKYRIDQG; encoded by the coding sequence GACGAGTCGGCCCTCCCCGACGTGGAAGCGTTCCTGGCGCCGGCCTTCAACACCACCTTCTTGCGCCATCCCGACGACATCCTGCCGCTGATGACCCAGGTGCCGCTGGATGCGCTGGTCCTCGACCTCGACACCGCCGGCGCCTCCGCCGCCCAGGGTCTGGAGGTGCTGGGCGAGCTGCGCAGCATGAACCAGGACCTGGTGCTGGTGGCGCTCACTCGCTCGCACAGCCGTTCCATCCGCCTGCAGGCGGCGGAGCTGGGCGCCGACGAGTTCTTCATCGCGCCGGTGGATTTCGGCGAATTGCGCATCGTGCTGGAGCGCGCCTTGGACCAGCGCGGCATCGAGATCGAGAACCGGCGCCTGCGCGAGCAGATCGTCCCCAAGTACAGCTTCTGCGAACTGATCGGGGGCAGCGAGCCCATGCGCCGGGTCTACGACGCCATCACCCGCGTCGCCGACAGCACCACCACGGTGCTGATCCGGGGCGAGAGCGGCACCGGCAAGGAACTGGTGGCCCGGGCCATCATTATGAGTGGCCCGCGCGCCGACAAGCCCTTCGTCAGCGTGAACTGCGCCGCCATCCCGGAGTCGCTCATCGAGTCCGAACTCTTCGGGCACGAAAAGGGGGCCTTCACCGGGGCCGTGGCCGCCCGCCCCGGCCACATCGAGTCCGCCCACACCGGCACCCTCTTCCTGGACGAGATTGGTTCGCTGCCCCTGCCGCTGCAGGGCAAGCTGCTGCGGGTGCTGGAAGACCGCGAAGTGCAGCGCATCGGGAGCCGGAGCACCCGCAAAGTGGATTTCCGTCTGATCACCGCCACCAACGAGGATCTGGAGGCCATGGTGCACGCGGGGCGCTTCCGCGACGACCTTTACTACCGCATCCACGTGGTTCCCATCTTCCTGCCGCCCTTGCGCGAGCGCCGCGGCGACATCCCTCTGTTGGTGGACCACTACCTGCGCCTCTACTGCGCCGCCAACCGCGTACCTCTGAAGCGGATGGAGCCCGAGGCCCTGGAGATCCTGGAGGCCAATCCCTGGTCGGGCAACGTGCGCGAGCTGGAGAACCTGGTGCAGCGTCTGGTGCTGATGGTGGAAGGCCCGGTCATCACCGCCAAGCACCTGCCCCAGCAGGTCCTGATGGCCAGCAGCGTGACCCAGGAGTCCCTGCTCATCCCCGAGGACGGCATCGATTTCGCGCAGGAGATGGCGCGCATCGAAGCGGCCTACCTGCAGGCCGCCCTTCGCCGCACCGGCAGCAAGAAGGCGGCGGCGTCTCTGCTGCGCCTCAGTCCCCAGCAGATGAAGTACCTGTGCCGCAAGTACAGGATCGACCAGGGTTAA